Below is a window of bacterium DNA.
CTGGTGGCCGCCACCGACGGCAACATCAGCGTGCGCCTCTCCCCCGACCGGGTCCTGATCACCCCGACCGGTTCGTGCCTCGGGGACCTGGCCACCGCCGATCTGGTCGTCATCGACCTCGACGGGAAAACCGTGGGGGGGGAGGGGAAACCGACATCCGAATTCCGCCTCCACCTCGAAGTCTACCGGCGCCGGGACGACGTCCGGGCCATCGTCCACGCCCACCCCCCGCTCTGCACCGCTTTCTCGGTGGCCGGGGTCAGCCTGGAAAACTACATCCTTCCCGAGATCGCCTTCACCATCGGGGCCATCCCCACCACCCCCTACTCCACCCCCACCACCGACGAACCCCCCCGGGCGGTCGCGGAATACATCTCCGACTGCGACGCCATGATCCTCGACCGGCACGGGGCCCTGACCGTGGGGGAGACGCTCCGGGAAGCCTACAACCGGATGGAGAAGCTGGAACACACGGCCAAGGTGGTGTTGGCCGCGCACTCCCTGGGGAGGGTGAAGACCCTCGAACCCGACCAGGTCGACCGCCTGCTCCGGGCCCGGGAGGCGCTGGGGCTGCACGGCAAGCTCTACCGCTGCGTCTACCGCCCCGGCGATGCCGCCCCCACCCTGGTGGACGACCGGGAAGGCCTGATCGGCCTGATCGCTTCCGAAGTAATCCGCTCTTTGCGGTCACCGTAACAGGGGGACGAGATGCCCGATAAAAACGCCGACGGCTATCCGGAGATCATGACCATCGAGCAGGCGGCTTCCTACCTCCAGCTTCACCCCCAGGTCGTCTACCGCCACGTCCGCCGGGGGAACCTGCCCGCCAGCCGGATCGGGAGCACCATCCGGTTCAAGAAGTCGGTGATCGACGAATGGCTCGAAGACGAGGCCCTCAAATCCCTGCGGGCGCGCCGGGCCCCGAAGCGCGGGGCCCACTCCCCCTTCAACGTCGAGGAGGATTGAGCGTCATGGCCTGGATCCGACGGAACAACCCCGAAATCGACGCGGAACGGCTCGAGCGCGAGATCCTCGAGGAAGTCCGGCGCCGGGGATGGGAAGAGCCCCCGGAGACCGGGGAGGGTACGGCGGAGGGCGCGGAGCGCGGGTATCTGCTCTCCCTCCTCGACCACTACGCCGAACCGGGCCGGGACGAACTCCTCTCCGGCCGTTCCGGAGCGGCGGGGCGGGCGCTTCGGCCCCTCCTGAAACTCTGGGGGCGCCTGCAGCGCAACCAGCGCATCTTCAACCTGCTGGTGGTCGAAATCCTCCGTTCCCAGGAAGAGGAGCGCCGGGGGCGGGATGAAGCCGGCCGCGACTGACCCCGCCCCCCGCGCCGTCCACCAGGTCCTGGCGGTTTTCGACCCCGACGACGCCCAGGGCGCGGAAGCGCTGAAGATCAGGGAGGCCCTGGCCCGGGGGGGACTGGCTTCGGAGATATACGCCGAGGTCCCCCTGCGCCCCCCCGCCCTACCCCTCTCCCTCCTTCCCCCCCGGAAGCGCGGGGACGACACCCTCGTCTATCACTATTCCATCGGCTCCGGGGCCGGCGAGGTTTTCCGCCGCTACGGCGGCCGCCAGGTGCTCCTCTACCACAACGTCACCCCGGAGCGGTTTTTCCGGGGGTGGGACGACGCCGCCATGCTCGAATGCCGGCGGGGGAGGCGCCTCCTCCCGACGTTCGCCGCCTCCGCCTGGCGGGCGCTGGCCGATTCCGAGTTCAACGCCGGGGAACTGCGGCGCGCCGGGTTCGCCGAGGCACAAGTCCTGCCCTACCCCTCGATCGAGGAGGGATCGGAGCCGGAGCCGGAGCCGGACCGGGAGATCGTCGGGCGGTTCGGTTCCGACGGGGAGACCAACGTCCTCTTCGTGGGGCGGATGGTCCCCAATAAACGGCCCGACGCCGCGATCGCGGCCTTCGCCCGCTACCGGGAGGCCTTCGACCCCGGGGCCCGGCTCTTCCTGGTCGGGGAGACCGCCGTCCCCTCCTACCGCGACCTGCTCAGGGAACGGGCCGGCGACCCCCGGAGAACCGGGGTGCGGCTGGCGGGGAAAGTCTCCCCGGCCCGGCTGCGGGCCTACTACCGGATCGCCGATCTCTTCCTCTGCCTGAGCGAGCACGAGGGGTTCGGCGTCCCCCTGGTGGAAAGCATGCGGGCGCGGGTCCCGGTCCTGGCCGCCGCCGCCGCCGCCGTCCCGGAGACCCTGGGCGGGGCCGGCTTCCTGATCGAGCGCCGGGACCCGGGTTTCACGGCGGCCTGCATGCGCCGGATCCTGACGGACCGGCCCCTGCGCGAGCGCCTCCTCGCCGCCCAGGACCGCCGGCTGGAGGAGATCCGGGCCTACCCCTTCGCCGAGCGGCTCCTGGAACTGCTGGCCTGAGGGCCGTCGTCCGCCCGGCCCACCCGGATCCACTGGACGGCGGCCAGGGAACAGACCGCCAGGGCCGCCCCCATGAGAAAGGGGATCCGCCAGTTCAGCATCCACAGCGCCCCGCCGAAGGCGGGGACGATCACGGCGGAGATGTGGTTGACGGCGAAGCCGGTGGAGACGGAGGGCGTGACCTCGGCCGGGTCCGCCACCTTCTGCAGGTAGGTGTTGATCCCGATGGTGAACCCGAAGAAGACGTGGTCGAGCAGGTAGAGGACGGCCGCCGCCCAGGGGTTGTCCAGCAGGGCGTAGCCGAGAAAGATGAGGGTGAGGCTGGAGTATTCGAGCGTGAGCATGGCGCGCTCGCCGAAGCGGGCGATCCCCCGCGAGATCCGGGGGAGGACGAGGTAGGTGAGGACGTTGTTGACGATGAAGAGGCCGGCGACCCACTCCACCTGGAACCCGTGGCGCTTGACCAGGAGAAAGACCGCGAAGCAGACGAAGATCTGCCGGCGGGCCCCGGCCAGGAAACTGAGCACGTAGTAGAGCAGGTAGCGCCGCCGGAAGAGGAGACGGCGGAGCTGGGGGACGCCCCCGTGTTCGGCCGGCTCCCGGAACCAGGCCCGGACCCCGGCCGCCGCCACGGCGGCGCCGATGAGCACGAAGGAGACCGAGAAGGGGAGCACCAGGCTCACCCCCAGGACCACCGCCCCGGCCCCGATGTTGGCCAGCCCTACCAGGGCCTTGAGCCGCCCCATCACGTGCGGGGTCTGGGCCCGCGAAAAGCACTGGATGCAGAGGGCCTGGTTGATGGTCTCGAAGTAGTGGAACCCCAGGGACATGACGAAGGTGGTGACGATCAGGCCGGTGAAGCTGGGGAAAAATCCGGCCGCGCCCACCCCCGCGCCCAGAAGCACCAGGGAGAGAGCCCCCAGCCGGGTCTCCCGGACGTAGAAGGCGACCAGCGCCACCAGGAAGGTGAGGAAGCCGGGGATCTCGCGCACGGACTGGATGAGGCCGACCTGAAACCCGTTCAGCCCCACCGTATCCGCGGCGTAGTTGTTGAAGAGCGTCCTCCACCCCTGGAGGCCGAAAGCGGCGGTCAGGGAAAGGAAGAGCAGGTAGCGGTAGACGGGGCTGGCGCGGTAACGTTCCATCCGACCTCGGGAGTTCTTGCGGGCGGGCGCGGTTGGGGTACAATTTCCTTATCGTTTCGTGAATC
It encodes the following:
- a CDS encoding class II aldolase/adducin family protein, whose protein sequence is MNGEFEIKKEIVACGKRMYEKDLVAATDGNISVRLSPDRVLITPTGSCLGDLATADLVVIDLDGKTVGGEGKPTSEFRLHLEVYRRRDDVRAIVHAHPPLCTAFSVAGVSLENYILPEIAFTIGAIPTTPYSTPTTDEPPRAVAEYISDCDAMILDRHGALTVGETLREAYNRMEKLEHTAKVVLAAHSLGRVKTLEPDQVDRLLRAREALGLHGKLYRCVYRPGDAAPTLVDDREGLIGLIASEVIRSLRSP
- a CDS encoding MFS transporter, producing the protein MERYRASPVYRYLLFLSLTAAFGLQGWRTLFNNYAADTVGLNGFQVGLIQSVREIPGFLTFLVALVAFYVRETRLGALSLVLLGAGVGAAGFFPSFTGLIVTTFVMSLGFHYFETINQALCIQCFSRAQTPHVMGRLKALVGLANIGAGAVVLGVSLVLPFSVSFVLIGAAVAAAGVRAWFREPAEHGGVPQLRRLLFRRRYLLYYVLSFLAGARRQIFVCFAVFLLVKRHGFQVEWVAGLFIVNNVLTYLVLPRISRGIARFGERAMLTLEYSSLTLIFLGYALLDNPWAAAVLYLLDHVFFGFTIGINTYLQKVADPAEVTPSVSTGFAVNHISAVIVPAFGGALWMLNWRIPFLMGAALAVCSLAAVQWIRVGRADDGPQASSSRSRSAKG
- a CDS encoding glycosyltransferase family 4 protein, with translation MKPAATDPAPRAVHQVLAVFDPDDAQGAEALKIREALARGGLASEIYAEVPLRPPALPLSLLPPRKRGDDTLVYHYSIGSGAGEVFRRYGGRQVLLYHNVTPERFFRGWDDAAMLECRRGRRLLPTFAASAWRALADSEFNAGELRRAGFAEAQVLPYPSIEEGSEPEPEPDREIVGRFGSDGETNVLFVGRMVPNKRPDAAIAAFARYREAFDPGARLFLVGETAVPSYRDLLRERAGDPRRTGVRLAGKVSPARLRAYYRIADLFLCLSEHEGFGVPLVESMRARVPVLAAAAAAVPETLGGAGFLIERRDPGFTAACMRRILTDRPLRERLLAAQDRRLEEIRAYPFAERLLELLA
- a CDS encoding helix-turn-helix domain-containing protein, with translation MPDKNADGYPEIMTIEQAASYLQLHPQVVYRHVRRGNLPASRIGSTIRFKKSVIDEWLEDEALKSLRARRAPKRGAHSPFNVEED